From a region of the Schistocerca nitens isolate TAMUIC-IGC-003100 chromosome 8, iqSchNite1.1, whole genome shotgun sequence genome:
- the LOC126199512 gene encoding forkhead box protein C1 gives MCSNERPSVAAAGPPAPGPAPLPYPLAVLKSLHESDQYRLQLYQYAAAAAAAYAPRVAAFSLLHGQHPRVLQPEEPKPQHSYIGLIAMAILSSPETKLVLSDIYQYILDHYPYFRTRGPGWRNSIRHNLSLNDCFVKAGRSANGKGHYWAIHPANVEDFKKGDFRRRKAQRKVRRHMGLAVDDDGTESPSPPPPPPPPPPPPPAAHHAAPHQPCSRKRQFDVASLLAGSEDDDIDVVSSDSGWASSPPTPGAAAPASGAAAFPGLEQALVSRYYESLQLHQRRLHHLAATGAVTITEISDA, from the exons ATGTGCAGCAACGAGCGGCCGAGCGTGGCCGCGGCGGGCCCGCCGGCGCCCGGCCCCGCGCCGCTGCCGTACCCGCTGGCGGTGCTCAAGTCGCTGCACGAGTCGGACCAGTACCGGCTGCAGCTGTACCAGTAC gccgcggccgccgccgccgcctacgcGCCGCGCGTCGCCGCCTTCTCGCTGCTGCACGGCCAGCACCCGCGCGTGCTGCAGCCTGAGGAGCCCAAGCCGCAGCACAGCTACATCGGACTCATCGCCATGGCCATCCTCAGCTCGCCCGAGACCAAGCTGGTGCTGTCCGACATCTACCAGTACATCCTGGACCACTACCCGTACTTCAGGACGCGAGGGCCCGGCTGGCGCAACTCTATACGCCACAACCTGTCGCTCAACGACTGCTTCGTCAAGGCGGGCCGCAGCGCCAACGGCAAGGGCCACTACTGGGCGATACACCCGGCCAACGTGGAGGACTTCAAGAAGGGCGACTTCCGGAGGCGGAAAGCGCAGCGCAAGGTGCGCCGGCACATGGGGCTCGCGGTGGACGACGACGGGACCGAGTCGCCgagcccgccgccgcccccgcccccgcccccaccgCCACCGCCGGCAGCG CACCACGCGGCGCCGCACCAGCCGTGCAGCCGCAAGCGGCAGTTCGACGTGGCGTCGCTGCTCGCT GGCAGCGAAGACGACGACATCGACGTGGTGAGCAGTGACAGCGGCTGGGCGTCGTCCCCCCCGACCCCGGGGGCGGCGGCGCCCGCCTCCGGCGCGGCGGCGTTCCCCGGGCTGGAGCAGGCGCTGGTGTCGCGCTACTACGAGTCGCTGCAGCTGCACCAGCGCCGCCTGCACCACCTCGCCGCCACCGGCGCCGTCACCATCACTGAGATCTCCGACGCCTGA